The proteins below are encoded in one region of Vespula pensylvanica isolate Volc-1 chromosome 4, ASM1446617v1, whole genome shotgun sequence:
- the LOC122628355 gene encoding homeotic protein labial-like isoform X2, with protein MMMMDMGMYGTYGKPDSYPNYVFAGQGNHHHQASTVGGHVSVPPSPDLAPSHYYPQTAVAPYSSSSSESFLTAESGASSSTPPQSFYSPTGAVLHEDGTTTAIISSENGLSYTNLDYASSSTYSGQQQQQQQPQPHAGSHGSNEPHQSYHVQQNTYREDHHHHHHHHHHHPPSLHQTATLQTHQRTELDLHQPTSSHHHHHHHPPHHRHESEYQVPVGATPNYVHQYEDSLHYHAPIRQNEFPGHPTGHYKEENRDPTSYHTLPQPGHSQQQQQHPHPQHPHHQQHSHQHQQQQQQQQAQVPTYKWMQVKRNVPKPVATKTTHNAGDFIGNTVGGTNPSVYGNSTSGTVNCLTGGPLAGITSGFNNTGRTNFTNKQLTELEKEFHFNKIDE; from the exons atgatgatgatggacATGGGCATGTACGGGACCTACGGTAAGCCAGATTCATATCCCAACTACGTGTTCGCCGGTCAAGggaatcatcatcatcaggcTTCTACCGTCGGTGGACATGTGTCTGTACCACCATCACCCGATCTTGCGCCGAGTCATTATTACCCTCAGACAGCAGTGGCTCCTTACTCATCTTCGTCATCCGAAAGTTTCCTGACTGCTGAGTCTGGTGCTTCGTCGAGTACACCGCCTCAAAGTTTCTACTCGCCGACGGGAGCTGTACTACACGAGGATGGTACTACAACGGCGATCATTTCGTCGGAGAACGGCCTGAGTTATACCAATCTTGATTATGCTTCCTCCTCGACATACTCCggtcaacaacaacaacaacaacagccaCAACCACATGCAGGATCCCATGGTTCGAATGAACCTCATCAAAGTTACCATGTACAACAAAATACCTACAGAGaagatcatcatcatcatcatcaccaccaccaccatcaccctCCGAGTCTTCATCAAACTGCTACCTTACAAACCCATCAAAGAACGGAACTTGATTTGCATCAACCAACCTCTagtcaccatcatcatcatcatcatcctcctCACCATCGACATGAATCCGAATATCAGGTACCAGTCGGTGCAACTCCCAATTACGTTCACCAATACGAAGATTCTCTTCACTATCACGCTCCGATCAGACAGAACGAGTTCCCCGGACATCCTACAGGACATTACAAAGAAGAGAATCGTGATCCAACCTCTTATCACACTCTTCCACAACCAGGACATTctcaacaacagcaacaacatccTCATCCACAACATCCTCATCATCAGCAACATTCTCATCAgcaccaacaacaacaacagcaacagcaggcCCAAGTACCTACTTACAAGTGGATGCAAGTTAAAAGGAACGTTCCTAAGCCCGTCG CCACAAAAACGACTCACAATGCTGGAGATTTTATCGGTAACACGGTCGGTGGTACAAATCCATCGGTCTATGGAAATTCAACGAGTGGTACCGTGAACTGTCTTACTGGCGGTCCATTAGCTGGTATAACAAGTGGCTTCAACAATACCGGTCGTACGAACTTCACTAACAAACAACTAACCGAATTAGAGAAGGAATTCCATTTTAACAA AATAGACGAATGA
- the LOC122628355 gene encoding homeobox protein Hox-A1-like isoform X1 — protein sequence MMMMDMGMYGTYGKPDSYPNYVFAGQGNHHHQASTVGGHVSVPPSPDLAPSHYYPQTAVAPYSSSSSESFLTAESGASSSTPPQSFYSPTGAVLHEDGTTTAIISSENGLSYTNLDYASSSTYSGQQQQQQQPQPHAGSHGSNEPHQSYHVQQNTYREDHHHHHHHHHHHPPSLHQTATLQTHQRTELDLHQPTSSHHHHHHHPPHHRHESEYQVPVGATPNYVHQYEDSLHYHAPIRQNEFPGHPTGHYKEENRDPTSYHTLPQPGHSQQQQQHPHPQHPHHQQHSHQHQQQQQQQQAQVPTYKWMQVKRNVPKPVATKTTHNAGDFIGNTVGGTNPSVYGNSTSGTVNCLTGGPLAGITSGFNNTGRTNFTNKQLTELEKEFHFNKYLTRARRIEIASALQLNETQVKIWFQNRRMKQKKRMKEGLIPADGGNVSQLTGARSSSNSPTSNHQTTTNQDNITGLSLSSFTSDNSRESPPISIKD from the exons atgatgatgatggacATGGGCATGTACGGGACCTACGGTAAGCCAGATTCATATCCCAACTACGTGTTCGCCGGTCAAGggaatcatcatcatcaggcTTCTACCGTCGGTGGACATGTGTCTGTACCACCATCACCCGATCTTGCGCCGAGTCATTATTACCCTCAGACAGCAGTGGCTCCTTACTCATCTTCGTCATCCGAAAGTTTCCTGACTGCTGAGTCTGGTGCTTCGTCGAGTACACCGCCTCAAAGTTTCTACTCGCCGACGGGAGCTGTACTACACGAGGATGGTACTACAACGGCGATCATTTCGTCGGAGAACGGCCTGAGTTATACCAATCTTGATTATGCTTCCTCCTCGACATACTCCggtcaacaacaacaacaacaacagccaCAACCACATGCAGGATCCCATGGTTCGAATGAACCTCATCAAAGTTACCATGTACAACAAAATACCTACAGAGaagatcatcatcatcatcatcaccaccaccaccatcaccctCCGAGTCTTCATCAAACTGCTACCTTACAAACCCATCAAAGAACGGAACTTGATTTGCATCAACCAACCTCTagtcaccatcatcatcatcatcatcctcctCACCATCGACATGAATCCGAATATCAGGTACCAGTCGGTGCAACTCCCAATTACGTTCACCAATACGAAGATTCTCTTCACTATCACGCTCCGATCAGACAGAACGAGTTCCCCGGACATCCTACAGGACATTACAAAGAAGAGAATCGTGATCCAACCTCTTATCACACTCTTCCACAACCAGGACATTctcaacaacagcaacaacatccTCATCCACAACATCCTCATCATCAGCAACATTCTCATCAgcaccaacaacaacaacagcaacagcaggcCCAAGTACCTACTTACAAGTGGATGCAAGTTAAAAGGAACGTTCCTAAGCCCGTCG CCACAAAAACGACTCACAATGCTGGAGATTTTATCGGTAACACGGTCGGTGGTACAAATCCATCGGTCTATGGAAATTCAACGAGTGGTACCGTGAACTGTCTTACTGGCGGTCCATTAGCTGGTATAACAAGTGGCTTCAACAATACCGGTCGTACGAACTTCACTAACAAACAACTAACCGAATTAGAGAAGGAATTCCATTTTAACAAGTACTTGACACGCGCGAGACGCATCGAAATAGCCTCAGCCCTTCAACTAAACGAGACGCAAGTGAAAATCTGGTTTCAGAATAGACGAATGAAgcagaagaagaggatgaaggAGGGCCTTATACCGGCCGATGGTGGAAACGTTAGTCAACTAACTGGTGCGAGGAGTAGCAGCAATTCACCGACGAGCAATCACCAAACAACAACCAATCAGGACAATATTACTGGACTTAGTTTATCCAGTTTCACCAGCGACAATAGTCGAGAATCACCGCCTATATCGATCAAAGATTAA
- the LOC122628359 gene encoding uncharacterized protein LOC122628359, producing MDKDINTNRKLNEWIHFQKQLLEEKNFLTDVLSKLDKQIHALQVEQLHLLSVINTKSNPSDVCKDTDQALPLQATSSNQSTKQKPLDLSVPVLMNFKEEESEEDDNYDELDDELDDVLDDEMDEQWV from the exons atggataaagatattaatacaaaCAGAAAACTTAATGAGTGGATACATTTCCAAAAACAActtttggaagaaaaaaattttctcacaGATGTATTATCTAAACTTGACAAACAGATACACGCACTTCAg GTTGAACAGTTACACTTATTAAGcgttataaatacaaaaagtaATCCCAGTGATGTTTGCAAAGATACAGATCAAGCTTTACCCTTACAAGCAACAAGTAGTAATCAATCTACAAAACAAAAACCTTTAGATTTATCAGTACctgttttaatgaattttaaagaagaagaaagtgaagAAGATGATAATTATGATGAACTGGATGACGAACTGGATGATGTACTGGATGATGAAATGGATGAACAATGGGTGTAA
- the LOC122628358 gene encoding mitochondrial import inner membrane translocase subunit Tim17-B — MEEYAREPCPWRIIDDCGGAFTMGAIGGAVFQSVKGFRNAPSGINRRLIGSFMAIKQRAPIIAGNFAIWGGVFSMIDCTLVHYRKKEDPWNSIISGAATGGILAARSGLPTMAGSALIGGILLALIEGVGIFFTRLQAEQFKPPAFVDDPSHVGPMPQGYPS, encoded by the coding sequence ATGGAAGAATATGCAAGAGAGCCATGTCCTTGGAGAATAATAGATGATTGTGGTGGTGCATTTACTATGGGTGCAATTGGTGGAGCTGTTTTTCAAAGTGTAAAGGGTTTTCGTAATGCACCTAGTGGTATTAACAGGCGTTTAATAGGCAGTTTTATGGCTATCAAGCAACGTGCTCCAATTATAGCAGGAAATTTTGCTATATGGGGTGGAGTATTTTCTATGATCGATTGCACATTAGttcattatagaaaaaaggaagatccTTGGAATTCTATAATTAGTGGTGCAGCAACCGGTGGAATTCTAGCTGCTAGGAGTGGACTGCCTACTATGGCTGGCAGTGCTTTAATTGGAGGAATATTACTTGCTTTGATAGAAGGTGTAGGAATATTTTTCACAAGGCTTCAAGCAGAACAATTTAAACCACCAGCGTTTGTAGATGATCCATCACATGTTGGTCCAATGCCACAAGGATATCCTTCATAA
- the LOC122628356 gene encoding uncharacterized protein MG328-like has protein sequence MSEIQEYCSSVGYVSLDNTTNNNENDQSKVITPLEETRNEILHIVDKDPVKVQDDITKLNETTISNTSNFSEDDLIFKSISDIVAVKDESHEVSKDKNELICKLEEEVKERTIERDMYQKKLAEVEQKLTDLEASIAMTIKSADNNENVPHVTLTELKNKLTETIMQLEDRGIIVANQEKQINALNVQVSTLKEVVAITRDLLQIRNTEVKHLQAEVDNMEARIAEEREKHNTMMSRMDDAVRLNSDLKKEYETQLNLFKDLRIKYDEKINLLSEEKRALELANQSTNN, from the exons ATGTCAGAAATCCAAGAATATTGTTCTTCTGTTGGATATGTATCCTTAGATAATacaacaaataataatgaaaatgatcaaTCAAAAGTGATTACTCCTTTAGAAGAAACAAGGAatgaaattttacatatagTTGACAAGGATCCTGTCAAAGTACAAGATGATATAACAAAACTg aatgAAACTACAATATCCAACACTTCAAACTTTTCTGAAGATGATCTAATATTCAAGTCAATATCAGATATAGTTGCTGTTAAGGATGAATCTCATGAg gTAAGCAAAGACAAAAACGAGTTGATATGTAagttagaagaagaagtaaag gaAAGAACCATCGAACGAGACATGTATCAAAAAAAATTAGCAGAAGTTGAACAAAAGTTGACTGATCTAGAAGCATCGATTGCTATGACTATCAAGAGTGCTGATAATAATGAGAATGTTCCACATGTAACATTGacagaattgaaaaataaattaacagaGACAATAATGCAATTAGAAGATCGTGGAATTATTGTAGCTAATCAAGAGAAACAGATCAATGCTCTTAATGTACAAGTATCAACATTAAAAGAAGTAGTAGCTATTACAAGAGATCTTCTGCAAATTCGTAATACAGAAGTTAAACATTTAcag gcAGAGGTTGATAATATGGAAGCACGAATTGCTGAAGAACGGGAAAAACACAATACAATGATGTCCAGAATGGATGATGCTGTACGATTAAATTctgatttaaagaaagaatatgaaacTCAATTAAATCTCTTTAAAGatttacgtataaaatatgatgaaaaaataaatttactttcaGAAGAAAAACGAGCGCTTGAATTAGCAAATCAGTCTACAAacaattaa
- the LOC122628357 gene encoding P30 adhesin-like, translated as MKKLIILLSLAIFCIAAQSEVLEPKIGGENVEVKEQNLSILDKINELEESVLEESELEESELEESELEESDEEESDELHRPPGHPTRRPPRPGRPTKRPPPPGRPTRRPPRPGRPTRRPPRPGRPTRRPPPPGRPTRRPPRPGKPTRRPPPPPGSEEKPGFEDIPIAFGLEELDEIESEDYHHRHRPSHRYPPPHRRPPLPPPHRRPSSDEPVEPSSV; from the exons ATGAAGAAGTTAATTATTCTGTTATCATTAGCAATATTCTGCATTGCAGCGCAATCAGAAGTATTAGAGCCGAAAATAGGCGGAGAAAATGTAGAAGTCAAAGAAcag AATCTTTCCAttcttgataaaataaatgaattagaaGAATCCGTATTGGAAGAATCCGAATTGGAAGAATCCGAATTAGAAGAATCCGAATTGGAAGAATCCGACGAAGAGGAATCTGACGAGCTTCATCGTCCACCAGGCCACCCTACCAGACGTCCACCACGACCAGGCCGCCCTACCAAACGTCCACCACCACCAGGCCGTCCTACCAGACGTCCACCACGACCAGGCCGCCCTACCAGACGTCCACCACGACCAGGTCGCCCTACCAGACGTCCACCACCACCAGGCCGCCCTACCAGACGTCCACCACGTCCAGGCAAACCTACCAGAcgtccaccacctcctccagGATCAGAagag aAACCCGGTTTTGAAGACATTCCTATCGCTTTCGGATTAGAAGAACTCGATGAAATTGAAAGTGAGGACTATCATCACAGACATCGACCATCACACAGATATCCACCACCACATAGACgtccaccactaccaccacctcACAGACGTCCATCTTCAGACGAACCTGTTGAACCAAGCTCTGTTTaa
- the LOC122628618 gene encoding uncharacterized protein LOC122628618 isoform X4, translating to MRSLVIRAALAAVLVIVVNGETFESHSIYPHAIISKKTDTHRPNLQIPEIQQYQDQFDVRKRREADPESNKPRPQQVPPRPPHPRLRREANPESSRIRI from the exons atgagaagcTTAGTAATAAGAGCAGCTTTAGCTGCTGTGCTTGTTATCGTAGTTAATGGAGAAACATTCGAATCACACTCGATATATCCA catgctattatttcaaaaaagacTGATACTCATCGTCCAAATCTTCAAATTCCTGAAATTCAACAATATCAAGATCAATTTGACGTG cgTAAACGACGTGAAGCTGATCCTGAGTCTAACAAACCAAGACCTCAACAAGTGCCTCCACGTCCGCCACACCcg aGACTTCGTCGTGAGGCTAATCCTGAATCATCAAGGATAAGAATTTAA
- the LOC122628618 gene encoding uncharacterized protein LOC122628618 isoform X2: MRSLVIRAALAAVLVIVVNGETFESHSIYPHAIISKKTDTHRPNLQIPEIQQYQDQFDVRKRREADPESNKPRPQQVPPRPPHPVRIIKIITRKLFTYELHVLQRMDQYRFIFIF, translated from the exons atgagaagcTTAGTAATAAGAGCAGCTTTAGCTGCTGTGCTTGTTATCGTAGTTAATGGAGAAACATTCGAATCACACTCGATATATCCA catgctattatttcaaaaaagacTGATACTCATCGTCCAAATCTTCAAATTCCTGAAATTCAACAATATCAAGATCAATTTGACGTG cgTAAACGACGTGAAGCTGATCCTGAGTCTAACAAACCAAGACCTCAACAAGTGCCTCCACGTCCGCCACACCcggtaagaataataaaaattataacacgAAAATTATTCACATATGAGTTACACGTACT ACAACGAATGGATCaatatcgtttcattttcatattttag
- the LOC122628618 gene encoding uncharacterized protein LOC122628618 isoform X1, whose protein sequence is MRSLVIRAALAAVLVIVVNGETFESHSIYPHAIISKKTDTHRPNLQIPEIQQYQDQFDVVNIHRKRREADPESNKPRPQQVPPRPPHPVRIIKIITRKLFTYELHVLQRMDQYRFIFIF, encoded by the exons atgagaagcTTAGTAATAAGAGCAGCTTTAGCTGCTGTGCTTGTTATCGTAGTTAATGGAGAAACATTCGAATCACACTCGATATATCCA catgctattatttcaaaaaagacTGATACTCATCGTCCAAATCTTCAAATTCCTGAAATTCAACAATATCAAGATCAATTTGACGTGGTAAACATACAT cgTAAACGACGTGAAGCTGATCCTGAGTCTAACAAACCAAGACCTCAACAAGTGCCTCCACGTCCGCCACACCcggtaagaataataaaaattataacacgAAAATTATTCACATATGAGTTACACGTACT ACAACGAATGGATCaatatcgtttcattttcatattttag
- the LOC122628618 gene encoding uncharacterized protein LOC122628618 isoform X3: MRSLVIRAALAAVLVIVVNGETFESHSIYPHAIISKKTDTHRPNLQIPEIQQYQDQFDVVNIHRKRREADPESNKPRPQQVPPRPPHPRLRREANPESSRIRI; the protein is encoded by the exons atgagaagcTTAGTAATAAGAGCAGCTTTAGCTGCTGTGCTTGTTATCGTAGTTAATGGAGAAACATTCGAATCACACTCGATATATCCA catgctattatttcaaaaaagacTGATACTCATCGTCCAAATCTTCAAATTCCTGAAATTCAACAATATCAAGATCAATTTGACGTGGTAAACATACAT cgTAAACGACGTGAAGCTGATCCTGAGTCTAACAAACCAAGACCTCAACAAGTGCCTCCACGTCCGCCACACCcg aGACTTCGTCGTGAGGCTAATCCTGAATCATCAAGGATAAGAATTTAA